A portion of the Streptomyces erythrochromogenes genome contains these proteins:
- a CDS encoding aldose epimerase family protein, with product MTQETAAELPDGRRITRWTFGSPERVTAEVLSLGARLQALHTPDRNGRRANVVLGCESTADLFGEAASFGATVGRYANRIAGGTLPLDGTTHRLATQQDGHTLHGGPDGFATRLWDGVPVRVGRRAGVRLRMDSPDGDQGFPGALTAEVTYLLGPDGELSLTYRATTDAPTVVNLTNHMYVNLAGEGCGTVLGHLLRVEAARYTPVDAELIPLGPAESVTGTPFDLREAQTIGARITEEHPQIRRAADGFDHNWVLDGTGLRRAAVLSHPASGRRVECLTSEPGLQVYTGNHFDGSLTGRSGRPYFAYAGIALETQHFPDSPNRPEYPSTLLRPGEEYRSTTAYRFSTE from the coding sequence GTGACCCAGGAGACTGCCGCAGAGCTCCCGGACGGACGGCGTATCACCCGCTGGACGTTTGGCTCCCCGGAGCGCGTGACGGCGGAGGTGCTCAGTCTGGGAGCCCGCTTGCAGGCCCTGCACACGCCGGACCGGAACGGGCGGCGGGCCAACGTCGTCCTGGGCTGCGAGAGCACAGCGGATCTGTTCGGGGAGGCTGCCTCCTTCGGCGCGACGGTCGGCCGCTACGCCAATCGAATCGCCGGCGGAACGCTGCCCCTCGACGGCACGACGCACCGGCTGGCGACCCAGCAGGACGGCCACACCCTGCACGGCGGACCGGACGGCTTCGCCACCCGCCTCTGGGACGGCGTGCCGGTCCGCGTGGGCAGGCGGGCAGGCGTCCGTCTCCGCATGGACAGTCCCGACGGCGATCAGGGATTCCCGGGCGCCCTCACGGCCGAGGTCACGTACCTGCTCGGCCCCGACGGTGAACTCTCCCTCACCTACCGGGCGACCACGGATGCCCCGACGGTCGTCAACCTCACCAACCACATGTACGTCAACCTGGCCGGCGAGGGCTGTGGGACGGTGCTCGGCCACCTGCTGCGGGTCGAGGCCGCCCGTTACACCCCCGTGGACGCAGAACTGATACCGCTCGGTCCGGCCGAGTCCGTCACCGGCACACCGTTCGACCTCCGCGAGGCCCAGACGATCGGTGCCCGCATCACCGAGGAACACCCGCAGATCCGCCGGGCCGCCGATGGCTTCGACCACAACTGGGTGCTCGACGGCACCGGGCTCAGGCGGGCCGCCGTCCTGAGCCACCCTGCCAGCGGCCGGCGCGTCGAATGCCTGACGTCGGAGCCGGGGCTCCAGGTCTACACCGGAAACCACTTCGACGGCTCGCTGACCGGCCGCTCCGGTCGCCCGTATTTCGCGTACGCGGGCATCGCGTTGGAGACCCAGCACTTTCCCGACTCGCCCAACCGGCCCGAGTACCCCTCCACCCTCCTGCGCCCGGGGGAGGAGTACCGCTCGACGACGGCGTACCGCTTCTCGACCGAGTAG